DNA from Leptolyngbya iicbica LK:
CCTGATTACCTCAGTCCAGGTAAACTCGTTTGGACTCCGCTTCACCAACGGATAACGCCGCCCGTAGCGCTCCATCTCATCCGGTTGGGCATCCTCCTTCGCGGTGTAATACACCAACACATATTCCGCCCCCGCCGACTCCTCCATCTCCCGTTCCACCTCATTCAGCCATTGGGTCTTGCTCACCATCACCACCAGCTGATCCGCCAGTTCCGTAATCGCCTCAGCGATATTGCTGCGGTTCACCGAGTCCAAACTGCCAAAAGGCGAATCCATCACAATGGGAAAACCGCCGCCATCCAGCCCGATCGCCGAATGCTTCTGGCTCCACACCCGCACCCGGTCGATCACACTGCCAATAAACGCCAAACTGAGAATCTGATTTTGCCCCGTCGATGCCCCCACCAGCGCATCCCCGCTGCCCTCCAGATTCGGGTCAATCAGCATCAGCTCATACTTTTCCGTCAGCTTCGGCAGATACGGCGTAAACGAAATCTTGCGGAAAATTTCCCGCACCTTTGCCTCCAACACCCCGCGAAACTTCACATCCACCCGATGCTTCACCTCTTCCAACCGAGCGATCGCCTCCAACGCCGCCTCCCGCTGGCGATTCACTCGGGCCTGTTCCTGATCCCTCGCCTTGTGGGCCTTGATTTTCTTATCCACCCCCGCGATCGCTGCATCCAAACGACTGACCTCATCCTTCAACACCGCATCTTCCCGATGGCGATCGGTGATTTTGTTTTCCGTATCTTCCAGTCGCCGCTCAATGCCCTGCACATTCGTATCCGCATCATCCTTCAACTGTTCGCGAATGCCGCTGAGCTGATCTTGCAGCCGCCCAATCTTCTGCCGCAAGTTTTCAATGCTGGCCTGCTCCTGGTCAATCTCCGCCCAAAATTCGGGAATCTGCCGCTCTAAACTTTCCACCTCGCCGCCCATTTTAATGACGGCCTCTTCCACATCCTGCAAACCGCCCTTATCCAGCCAGGATTCCACCGCCTGCCGATTCGCCGTGCCCGTGGTCAGCTCCGCCCCACAGATACAGCTTTGCTGATCCAACAAATCCTGCACAAACTGCCGCTTAATGCCCGCCGGTAACTCGCCCTTACGCCGCAAATCCGCCGCCAGTTCCTTAAAGTCCGCGATGGTGTCCTTCAAAAACACCATGTAGCCCCGTGACGAAATGGTACGCCGCAGCCGATCTTCACTGCGGTTGAGCTGCTGCTCCAGCTCCTCCATCTGGGCTTGCAGGTCATCGCGCCGCTGCTGAATCTCCTTCACGCTAGCCAGATCCCGCAGTTGGGCCATGTACTTTTGCTTCAGATCTTCCTGATCCAGCAAATCCTGCACGATCGCCTCACGACGTTCCGTCTTGCGGGCTCGCTCTTCTTCTAATGCTGACTTTTCTGATACCAATCGTTTAGTCTCGGTATCCCCAATTTCCTTCAGTTCCCGCTCTAGCATCTTGCGGGCATAGTCTAAATGCCGAATGCCCCGCTCCAGCATTTCCACGCTCAACAGTGTTTTGATCGCCGTGGCCATATCTTCCCGGTTCTCAGACTTCACAATTTGCTCAATCCGTTCCCCATCAAAGAAGAAATAGCGATGCAGGGTGCTGGGCAACACATTCCCGATCATTTCCTCAACTTGCTCTTCATCGCGCACCAACTCGCCATTAATTTTCAGTTGCAGGGCTCCCGACGTTTCCTCAGGGTTCGCCCCCGCTTCCTGAGACTTGTCGACATAGCGCGATCGCCGCACCAAATATTCCTTGCGGTTATGCTCAAACAGCACCTCCACCCAGCACTCCACCCGGCTACCAGCGGGGGCCTCCGCCAAGGCCCGATTGTTCACCAGCGGTCCCGCCGCAAACGCCGCACTGAACGATTCATACAGCACCCAGGTAAAGGCATTTAGCAGCGTCGTTTTGCCCGCGCCATTATTGCCGTGGATGATCGTCGTGGTGCGATCGCCCTGGTGGGCTAAATCCAGCGCCACCTCACCCCAAAATTGCCGAAAGTTAAAGAGTTTGACCGATAGCAGCTTCATTGCACCGTGTCCTTAATGATCTTCAGCACATCCCCGCGAATCCGGGGCTTTTCCCCCGCCAGGTTTTCCCGTTCGAGCTTAATCACCTCGCGGATAATTTTTTCCACTTCCGGTGGGGCCGTCGTAATCGGCTCCTCGATTTCTTGTTGGCTGGGATTCTGGGTCATCGTGTCATCAGTGCGGCGAATCATCACAAATCTAGCAAGTCATATTTTTCCTGCAAGGGATAGAGCGCTTTTCGAGCTTCCCCCGCATTCAGGGCCAGGTCAGCAAACTCCACAAAGCGGGTGAGTTCCCCTTTCAGTACTCGGCGCTCTATTTCCCAGTATTCCCGCCCCAGATCGGGGGGAACCACAATCATGTCAAACAGTTCCGCACGATTCTTACCTGGGGCTTTGCGCAAAATGCGTCCCCGCCGCTGGATAAACTGCCGAGGATTACTACTACTCGCCAAAATCACTGCCGTCTGAATCGCTGGAATATCCACCCCTTCGTCCAAACACCGAATCGCTACCAGCCCCTTCACATGTCCCCGCTCAAAGGCATATCGTAGATCGGCGCGAGCGGACAGCGATGTCTCCGCAATGTACGGCTCGACGGCGTAACCCAATTGATATTTCAACAAGTCCGTCACCGCCTCTAACTGGCGTTGGCTCTCCGCCGTCGTCTCATCTTCGATCGAGCCATCCCCGCAATAAAACAGCGTGTGATCCGTTGCGAGGCGATCGGCCATCAGCGATCGCAGCGTTGTGAGCTTATTCTGAGCCGTACAAATGAGCCGTGCCCGTTCAAACAGCAACCGCTCTAGCGCTACATTGTCTTCCCGTCCGCCAATGCCCATCGCCCGACCGATCGCCGCCGTCAGTTCCGCATAGCGCTCAATCTCCTCCGGCTCCAGATTTACCAACAGCGGGTGATAGACATACTGCGACAGCGCCCCCGCCTGAATCGCATCCTTCAAAGTGAACTCAGGTTCCAAAACCGGGCCAAAGTAGTCAAAGATCCTTTCGGTTCCCGCTTCGTCAAAGTACCGTTCCGGTGTGGCCGACAGCGCCAGCCGCAACTTCACCTGATCCGGCAAACTGTCCGCCAGATTTTTCGCGCCCAAGTTGTGGGCTTCGTCCCCAATGATCATCGTCAGCGACGGCAAAAACGCCAGTTGCGACTGCAAAGAATCCTGCCGCAAGGTCGCGTTAGTCGTGATGATGGTCACAAACGGCTGCCGACCGCCCATCAGCGCCAGCAGTTGCGATTGCAGCTCGCTTTGCCAGGTCTCGGCTTGATTGAAAGCCAAAATCGGCTGCAACCCAAACTGGCGACTTTCCTCAGCCCACTGCGTCACCAAATGGCGGTAGGGGCAAACAATCAGCAGCGCTTGCAGCGGTTTGTTTCGAGCCACACATTTTTTATAGAGTTCCGAAGCAATGGCTAAAGCCGTGATCGTCTTTCCGCTCCCCGTCGCCATCTTCAGCGTGCCGCGCCCCTTATTCTTGAACCAGTTTGCAATGGCTTTTTTCTGGTAGTCCCTGAGTACCAAAGCCTGGGGTAGCATTGGCACTCCCGGCACCGTTTGGTAGTCACCCGACGGCGTTGCCGCTTTCCGATCCGCCTCAATCTCCTGATCTACCTCTGGCGGGTACTCCGGGCATCGCTCCAGCAGCTTGCGTTTCGCCGCCTCCGGGAACTCCATCACATCGAGTTCAGGCGTTTGGTTCTGCCAGAGATCTTCAAAATCTGCCGACATCTCGTCAATACATTCAGCATCTCCATCCCGCCATGACCAAAATAGAGTGATGCACTCAAAATTCCGACGGTACGCCCGAGCACTCTCATTGGCCGAGCCACCGAAAGCAATCTGGTTCCCCTCAGCATCGATAAAAAGGCCCAGCTTTTCGTGGTAAATCCCTTCATCCTGGAGATCCTTGACCACAGCAATTTTGATCTCCAGACGGTCGTGAGCCAGCAACCATGACAAACAAGCCAAGCGATCACTGACCACCCCCTCAAACTCCTGAGAGAGTTCACGAGTCAGGGCGGCTTCAATGACCGCGTCTCGTTGCTGTAGCCCTGCGGCGATCGCTTCAATATCAGCCTCTGATAGGTGGGGTGATGCCACCAGTCGCATTCGACCACCCGCTTTAATGAACGCAGTTAATCCCTGCGCTGCAAGCGCCAGTGAGCTACTAGAGAAATACCCCACGGCCCGATTGTAGATGAGCGATCGCTCTAGGCAAGGGATATAAAAATCCCGCAGCAAGTCTTGGCGACCGCTACGATATCGTTTGCGTAAGGTTAAGTCTCGAAGCGACACGTAGGCTGCACGACGAAAAGAATCTCATCGCAGTTTAGCTAAGCCATATTGCCTATCGGGTCCAATGCAAAGCATCCCTTAATCTTTCTTGCCGAACTTTCCAAAAGCTCGGCAGTTCTTGACCTGATCCCAAGCCCAGGCTCTTTACGCAGGAGCCCAGTTTTCCTCATTCGTCTGGCTCAATGTAAATCAGTGCCACTCCCAGGGAATCAGCGACTCGATTCAGTTGCTTAGGCGTAAGCGCTGTGATGCCAAAACTACACACGTAGTTCTCGTACTCCTTCCCCGGTCGACTCCCACTCCAGTCCTCAATGCTGACATCTTCGGCCCCGATCTCGGCCATGAAGTGCTCAGCTTCGGATTCGGTTTTTGTCACAATCTGAAATTCATACATAGTTTAATCGCTGGGCTCAAACTACTCATCAATAAGGCTTTTGCCGCTTGGCCATCGACGTAAACTTCATGCCACAGCGCTTACACGCACCTTCCACCCACTCCACTGGCAACGCAAACTTCTCATCACAGGCTGGGCACCGCGAAATCAGCCGCAACCGATGCTTCTCACACCCCTCTGTTGATTCATATTGCCAATCAATTCGATGGTAAGGCGATTCTCGATAGCACTCCCCACATAGCCGCATCGATCGCATCACCAACCGTTCCCCTTGCGCTGGCAGCATCGCCCGTAGCTGCTCCACCGTTAACCCCACCAGTTTCCCCATCGCTTCCAATTCCTTGGGGCTCGGAAACGGATTAAACCGAAACTTCTCCCAGCGCGACAAAGCTGGCCCAATTCCCGCCGCTTCACTCAATGTCGTGGGAGCCGAGACACTATTTGCCTCCTCCCGTCGCAACCGCCCGAAATAGTGGCTAATGCTTTCCCCCTCATAGGGTTCCACATACTCCATCCAGGCTTGGACATCTTCCGCTTCATTCTTCATCTTCCTTCCCTGGTTTGATGCGAGGCTGAACCCGTCGAGTCACGACCGATTGAATGATGTCGGCTGTAATCTGGGATGATTTCTGTTTCAGAGCTTTAATAGCTGCTTTACGCAGCACCTCGTTCAAAGCATCTCGTAATCCACCAGTCTGTTCATGGATTAGTTGAGCCATTTCTGCATTCAGAAGATCTGATTCACCTGGCCACTGTAAAAATTCCGTTTCCCAGGAGTCAATAATTTCTACCATCTCATCCAGAGTCATTGGCGGATACTCATGGAAATCCAGGAAAGAGTTCATGACCCGATCCCAGTAGCGTTTTTTCAACATCTTTTCCAGATAGTACGTTCCACACAAAACGGCTGGAATTTTCAGGACGTCATAGATTTGAGCTAGCTCGCAAAATGCCTCATATGAGAGGAATTCCGCATCATCAACAATTAGCAGTTTTGTTTGAAACGACTTTAGACGCCCTCGGGCTCTAGGGCGCTTATCCTTCAATCGGCCTGTTGTGATTGGATGACTTAAGGCATCCAACAAAGAAGTATAGAAATGACTGACACTGCAAACAGTCGGAACCCGCATGTAAACCACAGAAACTGGAAGCTGCTGAATAACGCCCCGCCGTTTTACATGCTGCATACGATAGTACTGGCAAGAATCAGAAACCCCTGATCCTTTTGCAGAACAGATAAATCCAGGATTGCCAGATTCCCGCTGCTCGTCTAGCCATTCATGCAGAACATCATCTCGTTGGGTAGTCAGCAATGGCCCACCGCTTCTAATCCGCTCGATTTCCGCTTGAATGTCAAACGCAGGAGACTTTACAGAACTCTGTTGTGGATTAACGGGCTGAGGTTGTGCCATGGTTCTTACCAACTTTCATCTAATTGCTGTTGCCAATTGACTGCGGCCACCTTGGCCGATCGCTTCGGTTTCAGGCGCTTCACAGGTTTTTGAGTTGCTGCTACAGCCGGTACATCTTTCGCTTGTTCTTCGTTCTCCTGCCGCTTGAACTCAACAACGTTACCGAGTCCCTCAGAACGTCCTGTACGCTCATGTTCCTTACGCCGCTGCTGCTTGCGCTTACCTCTTACCTTGCGTTCAGCTAGTTCATTGCGCTCCAGAGCGTCCAAGAAGATGGAAGTCTGATCAATTTCACTACCCCGTTCGCGGATTAGCCGTTGTTCCAATTTCAGAGATTGAAGAGAGAGTTTTTGTTCTTTGCGATCGCAAGCCCTAAGAACCCCCAAAAACTTTGCCGGTGAGTTGGCTGTCTCCAGGGTATAAGCCAAGATATGGATAATGTCGCTTGGGTCAAAACGGAGGCTGATCTTCTCGGTTTCCCTACCGACAAGACAATCACCTTGAAAAATTTCATTGCAAAACTGAATCGTGCCATACTTCTGAACTTTGGCGGATTTTTTACGCTTCAGCAGACACAGATCCAGTTCTCGCTCATTGGGCACAATTGGCGGTTCAGCCAGCTTCTCTTCCCACTGCATCATACGAGTCCGGTCTTTCATGCGCGGGTATAAATGCTGGTTGTAATGATCGCAAAAGTAACGAACCAGTTCTTTTTCTAACTCCTCAACACTGATGCAGGCATGCTTCTGCGCATCCTTAGGCCGCTTCTGGACATTAGAGCCTTTGTAACCTGGCAGTGTCGAAAGTACTTCCTTGTTGAGTTTGTCGAATACAGATTCGACCAAACCACCTTGGGAAGGATAGGCACGATAGCGGAGTTCAAAGCCCAGTTCAGCCGCAATCTGCTGTAAGTGCGTAGACTTAAACTCCTTCGCCCGATCGGTCATCAAGTACTTCGGTGTACCAACACATTGCCACTGATGCTCTAGCTTGTATTCTGGCCCGTAATGCTTTGGCAAGACAGCGTGACGCAATGCTAATGCCACTTCGTGTGAACCCGGTTGCTTAAAACCCAGGTAAAAACCAATCACACACCCAGAAGTACATTCAATAATGACGGTCAAAAACGGATAACCAATTTCATTGCCATCGGCATCTACCAGCAAGAGATCGAGGCCTGTATGATCTGCCTGAAAAAGGTCATTCGTATACTGCAGAAGCAAATCCCCAGTAGTTGTTTGGATAACCTGTTCTAGTCCTTGACCTGGGTGGCGTGCTTTTCGGCTTTGCTTTTCCAAATAAGCATTGATGATGTTGTAAACCGACTGATGAGATTTTGGTGGCATCAAAGTGCCTGCTTCCAACTCTTTGCGAAGAGCCCCCAAAATCTTGTTCAGCTTGCTTTTCTTGTTCTCCTCAGCACAACCTAATTTCTGGGCGTACCAGTCCATTAGTTCATTCAACTTATCAGGGTGTTGCCACTCATCTGCTCTGAGCTTTGATGTGATGCCCTGAATCAATAACCAGACCTGATTGCGATTGCGACGGCGGCTATTCTTCTGCCCTCGTTGAAAGAGTTCTAGTACGAGATCTCGCCATGGCTGTGAAATATGACGCTGGTCACCTTTGTCTGACCGCCCAGTTCTCGTCAGCGCCACCACTCCATCCTCTCTGAGAGCATCTCGATAGGAGCGGATGGTTTTGGTACATTTACAGAGTTCTTTCGCCGCAACATCAATCCGCTGTCGTTCGGTCTTGCTGTCAGGGGCATTCACGATCGCGGATATCAGCTCAACCTTGCGCTGCAACTCAGGTGACAACTCATCCAGTAGCAGATGCTCCTGCTCACCAGTGGCTGCTAATTCCTGTGATTCGTTAATAATTGCTTTAGTTACTGGCTCATCCATTTCGCGACCAGGACAAGTGTACTTGCCAAAGTATAGTCTGAATGAGTTTGATTTGGAAGCTAAGTCTTTAAATTTGAAAGAGAAGGGATGTTCTCAATGACTTGGATGAACAAGCTAGGAGCCAAAGTACAGGGACAAAACTATGGCGGTGAAAGCTGCAAGCTAACCGTGGTCGGGATTTGACAAATCGAGGAGCGAGGCGGTGAGCTAGAAGTTACCACACCGCTAACGTCTACCACCTCATGACCGAGATTACCCGAATTCAAGCCGCTTTGCGTCCCCACTTGTCTTGGCATGGAGCCCGACTCACCTTCCTAGCACTGTTCCTCGTGGCGCTGTTTCGCGTCGAAACCGTCAATTTAGAGAGGCTCGCCTCGGTCTTTGCCAATCGGGCGCAGAGTGCCTCAAACCATAAGCGTTTGACCCGCTTCTTTCGTAAGTTTGTCATTGACTTTGAGGAAATTGCTCAGGCTGTCGTGAGTTGGAGTCAAATTCCTGAGCCTTGGACGCTGAGCCTCGACCGCACCAACTGGTCCTTCGGCACGGTTAATTTCAACATCCTGATGCTGGGTATTGTCCACGAGGGCGTCGCCTTTCCGGTGATGTGGACGATGCTGGATAAACGCGGCAACAGCAATAGTGACGAGCGGATGGATTTGCTCGAACGCTTCGAGCGCGTCTTCCCCAACGCCCAGATTCGCTGTCTGACAGGAGACCGAGAATTCGTGGGTCGAGAGTGGTGTAGCTTCTTGCTGGTGCCGGATGCCATCCCGTTTCGGCTCCGACTGCGTCACAGTGACCGCATTAGCTCGCGCTCCGGGAAGCAGCGCCAAACAGGGGAGCGAGTCTTTGCCAATTTGAAGGTCGGCGAGCAGCGCCATCTCTCTGGCAAGCGCTGGGTCTGGGGTCGTCGGGTCTACATCGTCGCCACCCGGTTGGAAGATGGCGAACTGCTCATTCTCGCGACTGGTCATCAGCCTCAAACCGCCTTCGCCGATTATCGTTTGCGGTGGGGCATTGAGACGCTGTTTGCGACCTTGAAAACACGGGGCTTCAATCTCGAATCGACTCATTTCTGCCACGCCGAACGGCTTAGCAAGTTGATAGCGCTGTTGGCTTTGGCCTTCTGCTGGGCCATGCTCACCGGTCTTTGGCAACACCAGCAACACCCCATTCCACTAAAAGCTCATGGGCGTAGAGCGAAGAGTTTGTTCCGCTACGGTTGTGACTTTCTCAGGCGCACTTTCTCGGACTTCTCCCTGCGGCGTTCTGAATTTAATCAGGCTCTAAAACTTTTGTCCTTGTACTGAGATGCGCCCCACTCATAGCATCTAAAGCCAAATGGCCTTATGACTTACGACTGTGAAGGATTTTCGGCACTCAAGTCAGAACTATCACGCATGAAAGCTGGTGCATGGTTGGTGAGATAGTTGCTCAGCGCTGTGCTGACAAAGGACAGTACGATGGGGCCAAGCACGAAGCCTAAAATTCCCTTCACATAAAAACCGGGAACCGCGAGGGAAGAGAGCCAGAAGCATAAGCCATTCACCACGATCGCAAATAAGCCAAAGCTCAAGATCGTGATCGGAATCGAAATGGTTTGCAAAATCGGCTTAATAAAGGCGTTGACTAAACCGACTGAAGCCGCTGCGATCGCGGCAGCTGCGATCGTCTCAATCCTGACACCGGGCACAACCAAATCCACGACCAGCAAACTGAGCGCAGTGGCTAATCCTGACAAAAAAATGCTCCACATAGTCATTCTCCTACTTGCAAAAAATGAAATAATTCCCAGTCAATGACGAATAGCATTAGGCAAAATCTCAACACCGATTTCTCTCAGCCCACCCCGCATACGATGCTTTAGAGATGTTCAGAGTAGGGATTAACGGGTGGTGAATTAATGCCGAACAGTATTCGTTTGCCTCACTTCGGCTATTGCATTCATAACGCGAGTGAGTCAAATCAACAGAGCTGGCAAATTAGTCAATGTCGCTACTTTAAGCTTCTAAACCTATCCTTGGCGTCTACTTTGAGGCGGATTTTTCCCTAGATTAGTGTTTGATCCGTCTACAGCCTTTTCCAGTCTCGTGAGATACACTTAGTATGTTTTGGAATTTGCTAAGAGACAGGGATGAAAGCTTACTCTATCGAGTTNNNCTCAGGCGCACTTTCTCGGACTTCTCCCTGCGGCGTTCTGAATTTAATCAGGCTCTAAAACTTTTGTCCTTGTACTGAGGCTAGGAGCATATGTCTCAACAGTGGCAGGCAGCCAATCAGAAGAATTGGCCGTAATCATTGATGCGAAAGGGATCCGACGACTTTACTCAAAGGAAAAATAGTTCTTGATAAAGAGGCTTGATGTTCTAGGTGACGAAAGAGGGCTGAAATGACTGTCGTATAGTCATTTCAGCCCTTTTGGAGCTTGGAAGCTAATCCTTTAAAACTTGGAAAAATAATTCTTTAATGGACAGTGCAGCATCATTTCTTGGGCCTGATTACGGCGACTTTTGCCGCCATACTGGTCACCTCCTGCTTGTATCTGTTACTGACGCCCAGCCATGACTCATCCTGCTGCTGAAACCGCCGCCCAGTCTTACTGGGTCGTGTTTAACCCAGTCTCCGGAACTGGTCAACCCGGCGACAAACTGACCGAAATTCAGTCTGCTTTAGAATCGCTCTGCCATTTGACGGTGCGCTTGACCAAACCCGACCTGAGTGCCGCTCAAATTGCGCAAGACGCCGTCGCCGCTGGGGCTGATGTGGTGATTGCGGCAGGCGGTGACGGCACTGTATCCGGCGTGGCCTCGGCGCTGGTGGATACCGACGTGGCCCTGGGCATCATCCCCACGGGCACCGCTAACGCCTTTGCCTCAGCGCTGAATATTCCCGAAAGTGTGCTCGATGCCTGCGACATTATCCAAACCGGGCAGCATCAGCGCGTCGATACCGCCTGGTGTAACGACCGACTCATGCTGCTGGTGGCCTGCATCGGCTTTGAGGCGGAGCTCCTAGACCGGATGGATCGGGAGGAAAAGTCGCAGTTGGGCAAGCTGGCGATCGTCACTAACAGTCTGAAAGAACTGCGTGACGTCAGGCAATTTGAAACGCAGCTCGAAACGCCCGATGACCAGTGGCACGAACCCGCCACTGCCGTCACGATCGCCAACGCCGCC
Protein-coding regions in this window:
- a CDS encoding IS4 family transposase, whose protein sequence is MTEITRIQAALRPHLSWHGARLTFLALFLVALFRVETVNLERLASVFANRAQSASNHKRLTRFFRKFVIDFEEIAQAVVSWSQIPEPWTLSLDRTNWSFGTVNFNILMLGIVHEGVAFPVMWTMLDKRGNSNSDERMDLLERFERVFPNAQIRCLTGDREFVGREWCSFLLVPDAIPFRLRLRHSDRISSRSGKQRQTGERVFANLKVGEQRHLSGKRWVWGRRVYIVATRLEDGELLILATGHQPQTAFADYRLRWGIETLFATLKTRGFNLESTHFCHAERLSKLIALLALAFCWAMLTGLWQHQQHPIPLKAHGRRAKSLFRYGCDFLRRTFSDFSLRRSEFNQALKLLSLY
- a CDS encoding YegS/Rv2252/BmrU family lipid kinase; its protein translation is MTHPAAETAAQSYWVVFNPVSGTGQPGDKLTEIQSALESLCHLTVRLTKPDLSAAQIAQDAVAAGADVVIAAGGDGTVSGVASALVDTDVALGIIPTGTANAFASALNIPESVLDACDIIQTGQHQRVDTAWCNDRLMLLVACIGFEAELLDRMDREEKSQLGKLAIVTNSLKELRDVRQFETQLETPDDQWHEPATAVTIANAATVDMVLAQGPAAVTADDGNLSITLVTPEHQWGVVKSAANLFLSALQERTVDNDTVHSWQVPQVKVHTDPAQAVFVDGEPAGETPLTVKCHPRSLSVLIPSPAEGT
- a CDS encoding AAA family ATPase, producing MKLLSVKLFNFRQFWGEVALDLAHQGDRTTTIIHGNNGAGKTTLLNAFTWVLYESFSAAFAAGPLVNNRALAEAPAGSRVECWVEVLFEHNRKEYLVRRSRYVDKSQEAGANPEETSGALQLKINGELVRDEEQVEEMIGNVLPSTLHRYFFFDGERIEQIVKSENREDMATAIKTLLSVEMLERGIRHLDYARKMLERELKEIGDTETKRLVSEKSALEEERARKTERREAIVQDLLDQEDLKQKYMAQLRDLASVKEIQQRRDDLQAQMEELEQQLNRSEDRLRRTISSRGYMVFLKDTIADFKELAADLRRKGELPAGIKRQFVQDLLDQQSCICGAELTTGTANRQAVESWLDKGGLQDVEEAVIKMGGEVESLERQIPEFWAEIDQEQASIENLRQKIGRLQDQLSGIREQLKDDADTNVQGIERRLEDTENKITDRHREDAVLKDEVSRLDAAIAGVDKKIKAHKARDQEQARVNRQREAALEAIARLEEVKHRVDVKFRGVLEAKVREIFRKISFTPYLPKLTEKYELMLIDPNLEGSGDALVGASTGQNQILSLAFIGSVIDRVRVWSQKHSAIGLDGGGFPIVMDSPFGSLDSVNRSNIAEAITELADQLVVMVSKTQWLNEVEREMEESAGAEYVLVYYTAKEDAQPDEMERYGRRYPLVKRSPNEFTWTEVIRVDRIEA
- a CDS encoding AAA family ATPase, coding for MAQPQPVNPQQSSVKSPAFDIQAEIERIRSGGPLLTTQRDDVLHEWLDEQRESGNPGFICSAKGSGVSDSCQYYRMQHVKRRGVIQQLPVSVVYMRVPTVCSVSHFYTSLLDALSHPITTGRLKDKRPRARGRLKSFQTKLLIVDDAEFLSYEAFCELAQIYDVLKIPAVLCGTYYLEKMLKKRYWDRVMNSFLDFHEYPPMTLDEMVEIIDSWETEFLQWPGESDLLNAEMAQLIHEQTGGLRDALNEVLRKAAIKALKQKSSQITADIIQSVVTRRVQPRIKPGKEDEE
- a CDS encoding Mu transposase C-terminal domain-containing protein; protein product: MDEPVTKAIINESQELAATGEQEHLLLDELSPELQRKVELISAIVNAPDSKTERQRIDVAAKELCKCTKTIRSYRDALREDGVVALTRTGRSDKGDQRHISQPWRDLVLELFQRGQKNSRRRNRNQVWLLIQGITSKLRADEWQHPDKLNELMDWYAQKLGCAEENKKSKLNKILGALRKELEAGTLMPPKSHQSVYNIINAYLEKQSRKARHPGQGLEQVIQTTTGDLLLQYTNDLFQADHTGLDLLLVDADGNEIGYPFLTVIIECTSGCVIGFYLGFKQPGSHEVALALRHAVLPKHYGPEYKLEHQWQCVGTPKYLMTDRAKEFKSTHLQQIAAELGFELRYRAYPSQGGLVESVFDKLNKEVLSTLPGYKGSNVQKRPKDAQKHACISVEELEKELVRYFCDHYNQHLYPRMKDRTRMMQWEEKLAEPPIVPNERELDLCLLKRKKSAKVQKYGTIQFCNEIFQGDCLVGRETEKISLRFDPSDIIHILAYTLETANSPAKFLGVLRACDRKEQKLSLQSLKLEQRLIRERGSEIDQTSIFLDALERNELAERKVRGKRKQQRRKEHERTGRSEGLGNVVEFKRQENEEQAKDVPAVAATQKPVKRLKPKRSAKVAAVNWQQQLDESW
- a CDS encoding TniQ family protein, with the protein product MKNEAEDVQAWMEYVEPYEGESISHYFGRLRREEANSVSAPTTLSEAAGIGPALSRWEKFRFNPFPSPKELEAMGKLVGLTVEQLRAMLPAQGERLVMRSMRLCGECYRESPYHRIDWQYESTEGCEKHRLRLISRCPACDEKFALPVEWVEGACKRCGMKFTSMAKRQKPY
- a CDS encoding DEAD/DEAH box helicase family protein; amino-acid sequence: MSLRDLTLRKRYRSGRQDLLRDFYIPCLERSLIYNRAVGYFSSSSLALAAQGLTAFIKAGGRMRLVASPHLSEADIEAIAAGLQQRDAVIEAALTRELSQEFEGVVSDRLACLSWLLAHDRLEIKIAVVKDLQDEGIYHEKLGLFIDAEGNQIAFGGSANESARAYRRNFECITLFWSWRDGDAECIDEMSADFEDLWQNQTPELDVMEFPEAAKRKLLERCPEYPPEVDQEIEADRKAATPSGDYQTVPGVPMLPQALVLRDYQKKAIANWFKNKGRGTLKMATGSGKTITALAIASELYKKCVARNKPLQALLIVCPYRHLVTQWAEESRQFGLQPILAFNQAETWQSELQSQLLALMGGRQPFVTIITTNATLRQDSLQSQLAFLPSLTMIIGDEAHNLGAKNLADSLPDQVKLRLALSATPERYFDEAGTERIFDYFGPVLEPEFTLKDAIQAGALSQYVYHPLLVNLEPEEIERYAELTAAIGRAMGIGGREDNVALERLLFERARLICTAQNKLTTLRSLMADRLATDHTLFYCGDGSIEDETTAESQRQLEAVTDLLKYQLGYAVEPYIAETSLSARADLRYAFERGHVKGLVAIRCLDEGVDIPAIQTAVILASSSNPRQFIQRRGRILRKAPGKNRAELFDMIVVPPDLGREYWEIERRVLKGELTRFVEFADLALNAGEARKALYPLQEKYDLLDL
- a CDS encoding phage holin family protein, with translation MWSIFLSGLATALSLLVVDLVVPGVRIETIAAAAIAAASVGLVNAFIKPILQTISIPITILSFGLFAIVVNGLCFWLSSLAVPGFYVKGILGFVLGPIVLSFVSTALSNYLTNHAPAFMRDSSDLSAENPSQS